A single Dermacentor variabilis isolate Ectoservices chromosome 9, ASM5094787v1, whole genome shotgun sequence DNA region contains:
- the LOC142592745 gene encoding cell adhesion molecule Dscam1-like isoform X7, producing the protein MAFLCTLLLGFSLVTFLRASDAPLLQKFQFKEGLAVGDQTAVVCAAIGGSPPFTIRWSKDGRTIAADGDARSVKTLGDGVSSLSFRSVSASDVGNYTCLAENAVGSATVTAALLIQAAPVWLSEPKDTDAVQGRDLVLACNAAGFPKPRFTWKMQIGSRDFVPLHPVGRRKIHDNGTLVIENVESDDEGLYQCDVSNGVAPPLSKTIKVSVHVPPRISKSSSDVSVKRGDIAKIACEASGQHPLVVTWEKDNTLLLPSVDRYETHEEMSATGVTSVLVIHNSARKDATAYVCVAKNDYGQTKHTFRLTVLEPPESPTDVVVTERRSRYVSVKWSPPRRPVNRYVFRYWRKSSRGSVLQEQEVDGMRTSLMVTNLHPGTEYLALVLAENSVGFGDPSDTITFQTAAEEPSAPPMNVQCEALDTRNIKVSWEPPPADQLNGELKGYYIGHKMDGTPFVHDTVNRDTEQRTFRGLQAASTYRFMLKAFNEVGSGPASEEVACITLNGDPPSVPNLRVTGITSSSVSLHWNSPTSAASPVIQYEIQYGTDDGDKRQLHIPATKDTVTLTELRSGTRYNFRMAAFNLYGRGDFSHDLPAVTHLSDGGSFPSLVDEEMPFYYRTYFVVPVVASFTVIITAIVIAWACLKRATILQSTPLVSQYARTSYMRTMDQRNSQGLEEAYDVPWNGPATRNSMRKEGTYTRLKNSRQQNLV; encoded by the exons ATGCGCCGCTGCTCCAGAAGTTTCAGTTCAAGGAGGGCCTCGCGGTCGGCGACCAGACCGCGGTCGTGTGCGCCGCGATCGGCGGTTCGCCTCCCTTTACGATTCGCTGGTCGAAAGACGGACGAACGATCGCGGCGGACGGCGATGCGAGAAGTGTCAAGACGCTGGGCGACGGCGTGTCCAGCCTGAGCTTCCGCTCCGTCTCGGCCTCCGACGTCGGCAACTACACCTGCCTCGCCGAGAACGCCGTCGGCAGCGCGACGGTGACGGCCGCTCTCCTGATACAag CTGCTCCTGTCTGGCTCTCGGAACCAAAGGACACGGACGCCGTCCAGGGGCGAGACCTGGTGCTGGCCTGCAACGCGGCGGGATTCCCCAAGCCACGCTTCACATGGAAGATGCAGATCG GCTCCCGGGACTTCGTGCCGCTGCACCCTGTGGGCCGGAGGAAGATCCACGACAACGGGACGCTGGTCATCGAGAACGTCGAGTCGGACGACGAGGGCCTCTACCAGTGCGACGTCAGCAACGGCGTGGCGCCGCCCCTCTCCAAGACCATCAAGGTATCCGTGCACG TTCCTCCGCGCATCAGCAAATCTTCGTCGGACGTGTCCGTCAAGCGCGGGGACATCGCCAAGATCGCCTGCGAAGCCAGCGGCCAGCACCCGctggtggtcacgtgggagaagGATAACACCCTGCTTCTGCCTTCCGTTGACAG GTACGAGACCCACGAGGAGATGAGCGCCACGGGGGTGACCTCGGTGCTGGTGATCCACAACAGCGCGCGCAAGGACGCCACGGCCTACGTGTGCGTCGCCAAGAACGACTACGGCCAGACGAAGCACACCTTCCGGCTCACCGTCCTCG AGCCCCCAGAGAGCCCGACCGACGTGGTGGTGACGGAGCGACGCAGCCGCTACGTGTCGGTCAAGTGGTCGCCGCCCAGGAGACCCGTCAACCGATACGTCTTTCGCTACTGGAGGAAGTCGT CACGCGGCAGCGTTCTCCAGGAGCAAGAAGTGGACGGGATGCGGACGTCGCTCATGGTCACCAACCTGCATCCCGGCACAGAGTACCTGGCACTGGTGTTGGCAGAGAACTCGGTCGGCTTCGGGGACCCCTCGGACACCATCACCTTCCAGACGGCCGCCGAAG AGCCCAGCGCACCGCCTATGAACGTCCAGTGCGAGGCCCTCGACACCCGGAACATCAAGGTGTCCTGGGAG CCCCCTCCGGCGGACCAGCTGAACGGCGAGCTGAAGGGCTACTACATCGGCCACAAGATGGATGGCACGCCATTCGTGCACGACACGGTCAACAGGGACACCGAGCAGCGCACATTCCGGGGCCTCCAGGCAGCCTCCACGTACCGCTTCATGCTCAAGGCCTTCAACGAGGTGGGCTCGGGGCCGGCCTCCGAGGAGGTCGCCTGCATCACGCTCAACGGAG ACCCGCCATCGGTGCCGAACCTGCGAGTGACGGGCATCACGTCCAGCTCCGTCAGCTTGCACTGGAACAGTCCTACCTCTGCCGCGTCGCCAGTCATCC AGTACGAGATCCAGTATGGCACCGACGACGGCGACAAGCGGCAGTTGCACATCCCGGCCACCAAGGACACTGTGACGCTGACGGAGCTGCGCAGCGGCACTCGCTACAACTTTCGCATGGCCGCCTTCAATCTGTACGGCCGTGGAGACTTCTCGCATGACCTGCCCGCCGTCACACACCTCTCAG ATGGTGGCTCATTCCCCTCACTGGTGGATGAGGAGATGCCCTTCTACTACCGCACCTACTTTGTTGTGCCCGTAGTGGCCTCCTTTACCGTCATCATCACAGCCATCGTGATTGCCTGGGCCTGCCTCAAGAGGGCTACCATACTGCAGA GTACGCCCCTTGTTAGCCAGTATGCCCGCACCTCCTACATGAGGACAATGGACCAGAGGAACAGCCAGGGCTTGGAGGAGGCCTATGACGTGCCATGGAATGGACCAGCCACTAGAAACTCCATG AGAAAAGAAGGAACCTACACCCGCCTGAAGAACAGCCGGCAGCAGAACCTTGTGTGA
- the LOC142592745 gene encoding cell adhesion molecule Dscam1-like isoform X13 gives MPSFVFVAVLAAAVADVCQGIPAPVWLSEPKDTDAVQGRDLVLACNAAGFPKPRFTWKMQIGSRDFVPLHPVGRRKIHDNGTLVIENVESDDEGLYQCDVSNGVAPPLSKTIKVSVHVPPRISKSSSDVSVKRGDIAKIACEASGQHPLVVTWEKDNTLLLPSVDRYETHEEMSATGVTSVLVIHNSARKDATAYVCVAKNDYGQTKHTFRLTVLEPPESPTDVVVTERRSRYVSVKWSPPRRPVNRYVFRYWRKSSRGSVLQEQEVDGMRTSLMVTNLHPGTEYLALVLAENSVGFGDPSDTITFQTAAEEPSAPPMNVQCEALDTRNIKVSWEPPPADQLNGELKGYYIGHKMDGTPFVHDTVNRDTEQRTFRGLQAASTYRFMLKAFNEVGSGPASEEVACITLNGDPPSVPNLRVTGITSSSVSLHWNSPTSAASPVIQYEIQYGTDDGDKRQLHIPATKDTVTLTELRSGTRYNFRMAAFNLYGRGDFSHDLPAVTHLSDGGSFPSLVDEEMPFYYRTYFVVPVVASFTVIITAIVIAWACLKRATILQSTPLVSQYARTSYMRTMDQRNSQGLEEAYDVPWNGPATRNSMRKEGTYTRLKNSRQQNLV, from the exons CTGCTCCTGTCTGGCTCTCGGAACCAAAGGACACGGACGCCGTCCAGGGGCGAGACCTGGTGCTGGCCTGCAACGCGGCGGGATTCCCCAAGCCACGCTTCACATGGAAGATGCAGATCG GCTCCCGGGACTTCGTGCCGCTGCACCCTGTGGGCCGGAGGAAGATCCACGACAACGGGACGCTGGTCATCGAGAACGTCGAGTCGGACGACGAGGGCCTCTACCAGTGCGACGTCAGCAACGGCGTGGCGCCGCCCCTCTCCAAGACCATCAAGGTATCCGTGCACG TTCCTCCGCGCATCAGCAAATCTTCGTCGGACGTGTCCGTCAAGCGCGGGGACATCGCCAAGATCGCCTGCGAAGCCAGCGGCCAGCACCCGctggtggtcacgtgggagaagGATAACACCCTGCTTCTGCCTTCCGTTGACAG GTACGAGACCCACGAGGAGATGAGCGCCACGGGGGTGACCTCGGTGCTGGTGATCCACAACAGCGCGCGCAAGGACGCCACGGCCTACGTGTGCGTCGCCAAGAACGACTACGGCCAGACGAAGCACACCTTCCGGCTCACCGTCCTCG AGCCCCCAGAGAGCCCGACCGACGTGGTGGTGACGGAGCGACGCAGCCGCTACGTGTCGGTCAAGTGGTCGCCGCCCAGGAGACCCGTCAACCGATACGTCTTTCGCTACTGGAGGAAGTCGT CACGCGGCAGCGTTCTCCAGGAGCAAGAAGTGGACGGGATGCGGACGTCGCTCATGGTCACCAACCTGCATCCCGGCACAGAGTACCTGGCACTGGTGTTGGCAGAGAACTCGGTCGGCTTCGGGGACCCCTCGGACACCATCACCTTCCAGACGGCCGCCGAAG AGCCCAGCGCACCGCCTATGAACGTCCAGTGCGAGGCCCTCGACACCCGGAACATCAAGGTGTCCTGGGAG CCCCCTCCGGCGGACCAGCTGAACGGCGAGCTGAAGGGCTACTACATCGGCCACAAGATGGATGGCACGCCATTCGTGCACGACACGGTCAACAGGGACACCGAGCAGCGCACATTCCGGGGCCTCCAGGCAGCCTCCACGTACCGCTTCATGCTCAAGGCCTTCAACGAGGTGGGCTCGGGGCCGGCCTCCGAGGAGGTCGCCTGCATCACGCTCAACGGAG ACCCGCCATCGGTGCCGAACCTGCGAGTGACGGGCATCACGTCCAGCTCCGTCAGCTTGCACTGGAACAGTCCTACCTCTGCCGCGTCGCCAGTCATCC AGTACGAGATCCAGTATGGCACCGACGACGGCGACAAGCGGCAGTTGCACATCCCGGCCACCAAGGACACTGTGACGCTGACGGAGCTGCGCAGCGGCACTCGCTACAACTTTCGCATGGCCGCCTTCAATCTGTACGGCCGTGGAGACTTCTCGCATGACCTGCCCGCCGTCACACACCTCTCAG ATGGTGGCTCATTCCCCTCACTGGTGGATGAGGAGATGCCCTTCTACTACCGCACCTACTTTGTTGTGCCCGTAGTGGCCTCCTTTACCGTCATCATCACAGCCATCGTGATTGCCTGGGCCTGCCTCAAGAGGGCTACCATACTGCAGA GTACGCCCCTTGTTAGCCAGTATGCCCGCACCTCCTACATGAGGACAATGGACCAGAGGAACAGCCAGGGCTTGGAGGAGGCCTATGACGTGCCATGGAATGGACCAGCCACTAGAAACTCCATG AGAAAAGAAGGAACCTACACCCGCCTGAAGAACAGCCGGCAGCAGAACCTTGTGTGA